In Neomonachus schauinslandi chromosome 8, ASM220157v2, whole genome shotgun sequence, the genomic stretch caaaaagtaaaaatgtgtaaCAAAGGAAGTAAACACGTTTAAGGCtttcaacatacaaaaaaaaggCTGCCTCCAGGACGAATTAAAAATGTTACCTATAAATTTGTATGTGGTAATACGCTTAATCTCATGGATAGAATTACTGGGATCAAATTATACTCCACAAAAATGTTCATGGGTACATCAATACCAAAGACTGATTGCAGACCTGATATTTTAAGGGTTTACAGTCATGCTTACTATAACAAAAATTACTTTGACCTTTTCAAGTTAAAACTGACTCTTGCCAAAAAGTCGACACTAAATGATGGTAgaagaaagtacagaaaaatagtttttcttacCTTAAGCCTGCAACCAGCCCAGCTGGCATGATTTTCTTTGATCTCTTATACCTCACACCCATTATGGTGGCCAGGAAGAAAGCTGTAACTAAAAACCAAAGCAATGCATGAACCAGGGTTTCAAACACATTATCAATGCCTgcctgtgcaaaaaaaaaaaggacattgttTCAGCTTTTTAATATAACGACTATTATGTATAAGTATTAAGTTGCCATCTTCTTGAAAAGATAAAGTGCTCTCTTAAAAGACTTTATAAACTAGCTTATTGAAAAGGTCTCTGAGTAAACAAACACGTTAAAAATCCATTCCTGAAATATCTTCAAAAGTCTTTGTCTAACTTAAATTTCTGGTGGTAGAACCTCCTAGAAGGCTAGGACTGTGTCTCATTCAACTTTCCTCAGGAACACTAGGCAGTATGTCTGGATCCACAGGAGACACCCAATAAATGCTCTTTTAAgtgaaagtaaagaaaataatcaggatCTTTTAAGTAAGAcctgatgaataaagaaatactagGAAAAAAGGCTGTTTTTAATGTGCAGCACTGCATTTTGGGAAATGGATGTCTGGAGGCTAAATAATAACAGTCTGGGCAATAACATTAAACTCAGAAGCGTCACACCAGCCTTTTAGGAGCTGAATcaatatggagagagagagaccatttTATGTAAGAGATGAGGGTGCTGACGTCACAATTTCAGAATAGCTTTCAAGGAAAAATCACTTGCTgatataaagaacaaaatgactgacaataaatatatgtgaactaCTTAACTGCATGTGAATAAAAAGCCCAAAATAGTCACATCTTGCTAATACGTTTCTTCTTTTGACACagtttcattattaaaaattatccctaggggcgcctgggtggctcagttggttaagtgactgccttcggctcaggtcatgatcctggggtcccagaatcgagtcccgcatcgggctccctgctcagcagggagtctgcttcttcctctgaccctcccccctctcatgctctctctctctctctcattctctctctctcaaataaataaatctaaaaaaaaaaaaaaaaaaaccaattatcCCTAGCTTCTATTTCAAacaagtcaaggaaaaaaaaacaaagaaaacaaaaagaacaacactaagactccttccctccctcaaagACCGAACTGATAAAATGTGTCTTCATTTGTAGTTTCTTCCATACCCACCAGGGCACTTTGaataataatcaaattaaatagAAACAATTTCCAAACCTTCACTGGCTCTCAAGCTAGACTAAAGAGAGCCAAGCATCCAGGGCCTATAAACACATACAGGTTTCCATTTTTACTGTGGACATTCCCCTACCAAGCCTGACACGGGAAGAAGCTAAAAAAAGGTCAGCTTTGGCTTTCTAGAGTAAGTCTTAAGGCAAACAGGATCTAAAAGCTGCTTGTGAATTAAATAATGGGAGGCCGTCTCTtgttaggtattttatttattttttaaaagattttatttaattatttgacagagagagacacagcgagagagggaacacaagcagggggagtgggagagggagaagcaggcttcccgccgagcagggagcccgatgcggggctcgatcccaggaccctgggatcctgacctgagccgaaggcagacgcttaacggctgagccacccaggcgcccctcttgttaGGTATTTTAATAGCAACACAAAAACTAGGCTAATAGGCCTTAGGGGCATTAGCAGAAAGTCTGGGCataattccttgatttttctaattttattttatttttctagtaataaGTTTCCTAGAAATGTTCTTCTGTGTTTGAAGGCCTGAGAGCAACACCCTTGTGTGCGATTTTGCGTTCAGTCTCGACACATGCATACCCACTTGCCACGTGGCTGCACGTTTTCCAGTATGCCTAGTGTAGGGTATCAAAAAAGCCACTCCCAAGGTTCGGCCCTTCTCCATAACTGGACAAAATGTCTTACTTACACAGTGACAGTTTGACATCTCGCTTGTCATTGGAGACACGGTAGGCTCCATAGCCAGccaaaaatccaataaaaagaCCAGCGATCAAAGATGGAACactgcctggaaaaaaaaaaaaaatgcactcagAAACAGAATCCCCAAATGAAAGGAATTCCTTCCATTCCCTCAAGTATGATACATGCACCTTCAAATGTACATCTACATGGGCACTGTAACTAGATAAAGCCAAATCACATACCAGCCTCTTCATGGACAGTTTCTAAGATATGACTGATCCCTGCTGAACCCGAAATGCCAGGCAGAGGAACCCTGAATACACAGCAATGCCAGGGTTAGATATGGCTTGAGTGAGTAAGAAAGCCTGTCTGGTGGTAGTGGTTTGGACCTTGATTGCATGACCTTGGACAACCAGTTGACTTCTttacacctctctctctctctctctttttttttccttctccttgcctCCGTCTTTTTACTCTGAGGTTGTGATAATAAAAATAGGATGCACTGGTATTTAAGCTCACAGAGGTAGAAAGAGAAGTCCTGTGCAAAGCAAGTGATGGCTCTGTCCTGAGTAATTAACAAAGCTTCCAGCTTCCAGATAACAGGACTCAGGGATGAATGGTGACTGTACTGAGAAATGGGAAGAGCCAGGGCACTGatgcagccagccagccagccagccagcgcACTCCCGGCCCCCAGCCCATTCATTCACTGCCCCAGGGCACGGTGACGAACACCAAGCACTTCTTGTGCACCGGCAGTGGGCTGCATGCCAGGGACACGGtgcaaaagacacacacacacagtcagtgCTTCGTGGAGCTCACTCTATTTAGAATCTATCAGCTTGGAATCCCTTGGCTAGGGTCAAGGCATCTCTGTTTTAAATATCTATAGGAAATTCAGATTGTAGCCAGGGTTAAAAACCATTGCAGCAACTCGTGCACACGcacagatagacacacacacacacacacacacacagcagcagcagcagcatcctGAATGAGAGGCCACACGCAGTGGATTCTAGTCCATTCTTCCATTTGTTGCCTGCAGGACTTTGGCTAGGGCACTTAGTCTCTCTGAGTTTTGTCGTTTGCAAAACAGAGTTAGTAATACCATCCATGTCGAATATATAAAGGCTGAGAATGTTACAATTGGAGATAATGTTAAATTCTTCAttgttcctccctccccccaaatctaTTCTGCAAACATGGCAACATGgtctttttaaaagcatacatCTAGACAGGTCACTCCTCTAATTAAAAACCTTCAGTGCTTCCTACTGCACTTAGGGAAAAACCCAAGTCTGCTCGATTATTGGAACCTTGGCCTTCTTTCAGTTCCGTGAATACGTCAAACTCTTTATTATTCATGGTTTCTAGACATGCTGTTCCCGGCTTGGACTGATCTTCCCTGCACTGTTCACCTGGCCAACTGCAGCTCACCTCCAGATCTCTCTGTAAGGGTCAGCTCCTCAGAGATGTCTTCTCTGACCCACCATTCTGAAACAGGGCCCCCATCAGAGCCTCCCACGATTCGCCATCATATATTTGTACACCTGTCTGTATATTTACGGTCAGCCCCCTGACTTGCTTTTGAGCACCGTCTCTTTTTGCTCACTGCTGTTTTCCAGGACCTGCCAGGGTGCTGGGTACTTGGCAGCACTCGATAAACATTGACAAAATGCATGCCCGGGCACTCCCTGTTATGGATCATGTTTAAGCAGAAGACAGCAGATTAAGAAAATAGTTAAGGGGATTTAAGCATTTTCTGGAATGCATGACTTAATTAAGGTGTCTTCTCACTTAGAGATCTCTGACTCTTTTCTGTACACCCTGATGATTTCTGCACTGCTAGGATCCTCCCCACCTTAAGTATATGGAGGGAGGGACAGCATCTGCACCTGAGTCTTGGCGAGATCAGACAGCAAACAGTGGGGACGGGCAGGCACACCAGCAGCCCACATGAATGAGAGGTGGGAAGGCTCCCTGGGAGAGCCCATCCTGCGTGAGGAAGGACCTGGGACCGTGGGCTCTACCTTGTAAGAAAGCCATGGCTAGTGGAAGGGAGCCAGATCCTGCAAACAAGCTCAGTCTATGGTggggctacaaaaaaaaaaaagaagctccaagctctgacccccccccccttcctccaaGTGCCAACGTGGCTGGGGCAGTCTCAAGGAGTTTTCAAAGGAGTTGAAAGGTGCACATGGGGGTGCACCCCTTCCTCAGAGCATGACACCTGCCTGACAAactctcctgctcccctcctctcccGAGGGGCTGCTATGCCCTGACCTTGAACTGGAGTAGGAAGGTACGAGGTCAGGTTCAGCCCCAGTGCAGGAGAAGGCCAAGTGAGCTTTCTGCCCATCTTTGGCTTTGGGCACTGGCTACCTGGCTCAGAAAAAGCCTCAAAATCATAGTGTCTTCTTGGTTATGCACTTTTCTGGGGACCTATGTGGGAGAGGGGTGACCTCAGAATTTGGTGCTCAGCACCCTGCCGCTGTGCTGtcactctcctctttctctgcccctcactctgaCCCAACCCAAGCCCAGCGCCTGGTCTAGTGTAGGATTCCAATATACTTGTCCTCTTACGAAACACCATTCTGACGTCACATCTTTAACCTACCCAGCACTGTTCTCAGTAACTCTCCCGTGGAAGGGTCTCCTGGCCGAACTATACGGGATTCATGTCTAGGGAAGCTTtaagtaaaaacagaaagagTTGATTCACTTTACACAACAGCTCTAAGATGCTGGGGCCACAAGCAGCTTAAAACATAATACAGaatacaaaactagaaaaaaagtattttgccCCACTGGCCCACACACTCTCCCACTGGCAGGGAGTAGCAGTAGAAACAAGAATATTAAACCCTTCTTCTGGCCAGGCACTATGTGAAATGTGTTACGTGCACTATTCTTATTTAATCCTAACTGATAAATATACAAATGAGGACGTGAAGCCCAGAAGTTAAACAACTCACATGAGTATCCGAGCTAGTAAGGAGAGTGTCATGAGCAGAATTTAGGAAAGCCTGATTCTGTGGCCTGTGCTCTTACCTACATTATACAAGAGGGGGCTTTTTTGGGAACACATGCCCCAGGGGCTTCCAGGATCACTTAGTTGAGGGCTCCTGTTGGAGGCCAAGGAACCATATTGCGCAGCTGAGCCACATGCACCTGATATCAGGGACCTTACAGAGAATGTGATTGCATTTGTTCCTGAAGAGATCTGGGTTAGAATTGTAAAGTAATccttgcctctcctcccctcccccacccccagccgccccaacacacacacacacacgcacacacgcacgcccGCACGCACGCACCCATGAGCACgcttccttcttcccacccctcTAACACGCAGGCAAAAAGGTCCAGAGGTGCTTTTTCTGTTCTGTCACAAAAGTTATTTAGACACATCTTTGACAATGAAAAAGTGTTTCAATAACAATCCTATCAGAATTTTAAACTAAGCCCTCTTCAAAGTAGGTTATAAAACATCAGTAGTGGTTTATAGGTCTTTGGTGCCATCATTTTTCCACTGAATACATATCGAGGATGCTACACACATTGAGAGAGAACATACGagcaacaaacaaaagtctaagTAAATTAGAGGTTCCCAGGAATCTTAgaaa encodes the following:
- the TMEM14A gene encoding transmembrane protein 14A: MDLIGFSYAALVTFGSILGYKRRGSVPSLIAGLFIGFLAGYGAYRVSNDKRDVKLSLFTAFFLATIMGVRYKRSKKIMPAGLVAGLSLMMILRLVLLLL